A stretch of Pseudoclavibacter chungangensis DNA encodes these proteins:
- a CDS encoding GuaB1 family IMP dehydrogenase-related protein, whose translation MQFIERPPAHELTYSDVFLVPSRSDVGSRLAVRLDSGDGTGMRVPIVASNMNAVTGPRLAASLARRGGLAVLPQDLDAEAAIDAVGWVKSQDPLWDTPFEATAATTVDELGELVPPVEGFGVVVRDAEGEPLGVVELSDLARIPGDAVLGDLVRPGGAVVEVTDGLDGRGAFDALQELGTGFARVEREGVLVGTISERGALRATIDPANVDASGRLAVAAAIGVSGDPVERARRLVEAGADVLVLDTAHGHQSAMLRALERVREAELGVPLVAGNVVTASGTRDLVAAGATVAKVGVGPGAMCTTRMMTAVGRPQFSAVLETAETAQALGAHVWADGGVRYPRDVALALAAGASAVMIGSWFAGTVEAPGVVRHDEQGRRYKESFGMASTKAVRGRFGRLDAYELARKALFAEGISSSSILIDPLRPSVEDLLDMITSGVRSSFTYAGAADLRQFRDRAKVGVQSAAGYEEGKALPVSW comes from the coding sequence ATGCAGTTCATCGAACGGCCCCCGGCGCACGAGCTCACCTACTCGGACGTCTTCCTCGTCCCCTCGCGCTCCGACGTCGGGTCGCGGCTCGCCGTGCGCCTCGACTCGGGCGACGGCACCGGAATGCGGGTGCCGATCGTCGCATCCAACATGAACGCCGTCACGGGCCCGCGCCTCGCCGCGTCACTCGCCCGTCGGGGCGGTCTCGCGGTCCTGCCGCAGGACCTCGATGCCGAGGCCGCGATCGATGCGGTGGGGTGGGTCAAGTCGCAGGACCCGCTGTGGGACACGCCGTTCGAGGCCACGGCGGCCACGACCGTCGACGAGCTCGGCGAGCTCGTGCCGCCCGTCGAGGGCTTCGGCGTCGTGGTGCGTGACGCCGAGGGCGAACCGCTCGGCGTCGTCGAACTGTCCGACCTCGCGCGGATTCCCGGGGACGCGGTGCTCGGTGACCTCGTGCGCCCCGGCGGCGCGGTCGTCGAGGTCACCGACGGCCTGGACGGCCGCGGCGCGTTCGACGCACTCCAGGAGCTCGGCACCGGCTTCGCCCGCGTCGAACGGGAGGGCGTCCTCGTCGGCACGATCAGCGAGCGCGGTGCGCTCCGCGCCACGATCGACCCGGCGAACGTCGACGCGAGCGGGCGCCTCGCGGTCGCGGCGGCGATCGGCGTCTCGGGCGACCCCGTCGAGCGGGCCCGCCGCCTCGTCGAGGCGGGGGCGGACGTGCTCGTGCTCGACACGGCGCACGGCCACCAATCGGCGATGCTCCGGGCGCTCGAGCGCGTCCGGGAGGCCGAGCTCGGTGTGCCGCTCGTGGCCGGCAACGTCGTCACGGCATCCGGTACGCGGGACCTCGTGGCCGCGGGTGCCACCGTCGCGAAGGTCGGCGTCGGTCCGGGCGCGATGTGCACGACGCGCATGATGACGGCCGTCGGCCGCCCGCAGTTCTCGGCCGTGCTCGAGACCGCCGAGACCGCGCAGGCACTCGGCGCACACGTGTGGGCGGACGGCGGTGTGCGCTACCCGCGCGACGTCGCGCTCGCGCTCGCCGCGGGTGCGTCGGCGGTCATGATCGGGTCCTGGTTCGCGGGTACCGTCGAGGCGCCCGGCGTCGTGCGACACGACGAGCAGGGGCGGCGGTACAAGGAGTCGTTCGGCATGGCCTCGACGAAGGCCGTACGCGGACGGTTCGGCAGACTCGACGCATACGAGCTCGCGCGCAAGGCCCTGTTCGCCGAGGGCATCTCCTCGTCGAGCATCCTCATCGACCCGCTGCGGCCGAGCGTCGAGGACCTGCTCGACATGATTACGTCGGGCGTGCGCTCGTCGTTCACCTATGCCGGCGCGGCCGATCTCCGGCAGTTCCGGGACCGCGCGAAGGTCGGCGTGCAGTCCGCCGCAGGTTACGAGGAGGGCAAGGCCCTCCCGGTCTCCTGGTGA
- a CDS encoding hemolysin family protein: MNEWVLLAIGVALTLGTGVFVASEFTLVNLDRNELESRRDRGEKGLGPIIAALRHTSTQLSGAQLGITLTTLLTGYTMEPAVTKLLGGLFLALGVPEDWVSVVGAVVAMVFATLLSMLVGELIPKNLALALPVEVAKIVVPVQRAFTTVFRLPVRALNGSANALIRSMGIEPKEELSGARTAEELSSLVRRSAIAGVLEDDRAALLSRTLRFSAHTADDVMTPRPRVDAVGVERPVQDVIDLARSTGHSRFPVIDDGIDDVVGLVHVKSAVAVPLDRRGVVPVGAIKQDALLVPETIGLDALLGELRGGGFQMAVVLDEYGGTAGVATLEDLVEEIVGELVDEHDRTQVEQPSRTGRIEFDGLLRPDELRERYNIAIDEDGPYETVGGYVMARLARIPKVGDRVPTETGELEVVRMDGLRVERVRFWPGEDYEPREELFARLDGSRRQHPGRDDRDGGRRG, translated from the coding sequence ATGAACGAATGGGTGCTGCTCGCCATCGGTGTCGCCCTCACGCTCGGGACGGGCGTGTTCGTCGCGAGCGAGTTCACGCTCGTCAACCTCGATCGCAACGAGCTGGAGTCCCGTCGCGACCGCGGTGAGAAGGGCCTCGGGCCCATCATCGCGGCACTCCGGCACACCTCGACGCAACTCTCGGGTGCGCAGCTCGGCATCACGCTCACGACGCTCCTCACGGGTTACACGATGGAGCCGGCCGTCACGAAGCTCCTCGGCGGACTCTTCCTGGCCCTCGGGGTGCCCGAGGACTGGGTCTCCGTCGTCGGCGCCGTCGTCGCGATGGTCTTCGCGACGCTCCTGTCGATGCTCGTCGGCGAGCTCATCCCCAAGAACCTCGCGCTCGCGCTGCCCGTCGAGGTCGCGAAGATCGTCGTGCCCGTCCAGCGCGCGTTCACGACCGTGTTCCGGCTCCCCGTGCGTGCACTCAACGGAAGCGCGAACGCCCTCATCCGCTCGATGGGCATCGAGCCGAAGGAGGAGCTCTCGGGCGCCCGCACGGCGGAGGAGCTCTCGAGCCTCGTCCGGCGCTCGGCCATCGCGGGCGTGCTCGAGGACGACCGGGCCGCGCTGCTCAGCCGCACGCTCCGGTTTTCCGCGCACACCGCCGACGACGTCATGACGCCACGGCCGCGCGTCGACGCGGTCGGCGTCGAGCGCCCTGTCCAGGACGTCATCGACCTCGCGCGCTCGACGGGTCACTCGAGGTTCCCCGTCATCGACGACGGCATCGACGACGTCGTGGGTCTCGTGCACGTCAAGAGCGCCGTCGCCGTCCCACTCGACCGACGCGGGGTCGTGCCCGTCGGCGCGATCAAGCAGGACGCGCTGCTCGTCCCCGAGACGATCGGGCTCGACGCGCTGCTCGGCGAACTGCGTGGCGGCGGGTTCCAGATGGCGGTCGTGCTCGACGAGTACGGCGGGACGGCCGGCGTCGCGACCCTCGAGGACCTCGTCGAGGAGATCGTCGGCGAGCTCGTCGACGAGCACGACCGGACGCAGGTCGAGCAGCCGAGCCGCACGGGCCGCATCGAGTTCGACGGCCTGCTGCGCCCGGACGAACTGCGCGAGCGCTACAACATCGCGATCGACGAGGACGGCCCCTACGAGACCGTCGGCGGGTACGTCATGGCGCGGCTCGCACGCATCCCGAAGGTCGGCGACCGCGTGCCGACCGAGACGGGGGAGCTCGAGGTCGTGCGGATGGACGGACTCCGCGTGGAACGCGTGCGCTTCTGGCCGGGTGAGGACTACGAGCCCCGCGAGGAGCTGTTCGCTCGACTCGACGGGTCGCGCAGGCAACATCCGGGTCGCGACGACCGGGACGGAGGACGACGTGGCTGA
- a CDS encoding hemolysin family protein, whose amino-acid sequence MADSWTGLAWLVVLLAGNAFFVGAEFAVISARRSQIEPRADAGSAAAKTTLYAMEHATLMLATSQLGITVCSLLILNVSEPALHHLLEIPLALTGLSVGAISTIAFVIALVVVSYLHVVLGEMVPKNISFSVPDRAALLLAPPLVFFSRVFRPIIAFLNGTANLAVRALGVEPKDEATSAYTFDEVAGIVAQSKREGVLHDETGALTNAFEFTAKTVREVAVPRDRIRTLPDGATPADLQQAVATWGYSRYLVNGPSGEPIGYVHLKDVLDLVGDDYDRPIPADRIRPIMTFYAGTDLEDALTGMRRARVHLARALDMDGEPVGVLFLEDIIEELVGEIRDATQRQARA is encoded by the coding sequence GTGGCTGACTCCTGGACGGGCCTCGCCTGGCTCGTGGTCCTGCTCGCGGGCAACGCGTTCTTCGTCGGCGCCGAGTTCGCGGTCATCTCCGCGCGACGCTCACAGATCGAACCGCGCGCCGACGCGGGCAGCGCGGCCGCGAAGACGACGCTCTACGCGATGGAGCACGCGACCCTCATGCTCGCGACGAGCCAGCTCGGCATCACCGTGTGCTCGCTGCTCATCCTCAACGTGTCCGAGCCCGCGCTGCACCATCTGCTCGAGATCCCGCTCGCGCTCACGGGGCTCTCCGTCGGCGCGATCTCGACGATCGCGTTCGTGATCGCGCTCGTCGTCGTGTCGTACCTGCACGTCGTGCTGGGGGAGATGGTGCCGAAGAACATCTCGTTCTCGGTCCCGGACCGGGCTGCGCTCCTGCTCGCGCCCCCGCTCGTGTTCTTCTCCCGCGTGTTCCGCCCGATCATCGCGTTCCTCAACGGCACGGCGAACCTCGCGGTCCGGGCGCTCGGTGTCGAACCGAAGGACGAGGCGACGAGCGCCTACACCTTCGACGAGGTCGCGGGGATCGTCGCGCAGTCGAAACGCGAGGGCGTGCTGCACGACGAGACGGGGGCGCTCACGAACGCGTTCGAGTTCACGGCCAAGACCGTGCGCGAGGTCGCCGTCCCGCGCGACCGCATCCGGACGCTGCCCGACGGCGCGACACCCGCCGACCTCCAGCAGGCGGTCGCGACGTGGGGCTACTCGCGATACCTCGTGAACGGGCCGAGCGGCGAACCCATCGGCTACGTCCACCTCAAGGACGTGCTCGATCTCGTCGGCGACGACTACGACCGCCCCATCCCGGCCGACCGGATCCGGCCCATCATGACGTTCTACGCGGGCACCGACCTCGAGGACGCGCTCACGGGCATGCGACGCGCGCGCGTGCACCTCGCCCGCGCCCTCGACATGGACGGCGAACCCGTCGGCGTCCTGTTCCTGGAGGACATCATCGAGGAACTCGTCGGCGAGATCCGTGACGCGACGCAGCGGCAGGCCCGCGCATGA
- a CDS encoding ADP-dependent NAD(P)H-hydrate dehydratase, giving the protein MSPATSFGLSEAAACVFAPRPDDHKYRRGLVELRTGSLAYPGAAVLGAEAAARGGAGFVRYAGPHAVASRVLDRRPETVCASGGHDADVVVAGSGVEDPGDPRLVDAVRRARGGSATVLDATALQAVPTEDPAVPGAVLTPHAGELAQLATRLVGRRIRVRDVEGDPEGIAAEVARATGAVVVAKGHRTIVASPDTLAVVVAPTSWLAVAGTGDVLAGLVGALGATAAHRDPVPPLAELAAAAAWLHGRAGALAAARVLDPAAPADDVLDDVSRAHRPVGGPVTALDVADALSGVIAAVLAR; this is encoded by the coding sequence ATGAGCCCCGCCACGTCGTTCGGGCTGTCCGAGGCGGCCGCGTGCGTGTTCGCGCCGCGCCCCGACGACCACAAGTACCGGCGCGGGCTCGTCGAGCTGCGCACGGGATCGCTCGCGTACCCGGGCGCGGCCGTGCTCGGCGCCGAGGCGGCCGCACGCGGCGGCGCGGGGTTCGTGCGCTACGCGGGTCCGCACGCCGTCGCCTCACGAGTCCTCGATCGCCGCCCCGAGACCGTCTGCGCGAGCGGCGGGCACGATGCCGACGTCGTCGTCGCGGGCTCCGGCGTCGAGGACCCGGGCGATCCGCGGCTCGTCGACGCCGTCCGCCGTGCCCGCGGGGGTTCGGCGACCGTGCTCGACGCGACGGCCCTGCAGGCCGTCCCGACCGAGGACCCGGCCGTGCCGGGCGCCGTCCTCACCCCGCACGCGGGCGAGCTCGCGCAACTCGCGACCCGGCTTGTGGGCCGCCGCATCCGCGTGCGCGACGTCGAGGGCGATCCGGAGGGGATCGCCGCCGAGGTCGCGCGAGCGACCGGCGCGGTCGTCGTGGCGAAGGGACACCGCACGATCGTCGCGTCCCCCGACACCCTCGCCGTGGTCGTCGCGCCGACCTCGTGGCTCGCCGTGGCCGGCACCGGCGACGTGCTCGCGGGACTCGTGGGGGCGCTCGGAGCGACGGCCGCGCATCGCGACCCCGTTCCGCCGCTCGCCGAACTGGCGGCGGCCGCGGCCTGGCTGCACGGGCGCGCCGGGGCACTCGCCGCCGCGCGCGTCCTCGACCCGGCCGCGCCGGCCGACGACGTGCTCGACGACGTGAGCCGTGCGCACCGGCCCGTCGGCGGGCCGGTGACGGCCCTCGACGTCGCGGACGCGCTCTCCGGCGTCATCGCGGCGGTGCTCGCGCGATGA
- a CDS encoding glycosyltransferase 87 family protein — protein sequence MTGPSRASAPGIHVAVWTQIVLIWLTALGVHVLHRVVNLTSASNPYGDVLAVYPDWMARMDAGTVPGIDEPFVYPLLALVPMRAADLIAHGLGGREHYGLAWLVVVGVANAIVLTVLTLVRPSGPSGGVRRLAAWWWLAFTLLLGPIALGRIDAIVVPFVVVGLLALRRSPGVAGALLTIGAWIKVWPAAAFLAVVAVADRARVRAIVGAAVVCVLVVGGAVLAGGWPAVLSFVTQQTGRGLQIESIVAAPVMLADAFGVGGYRVAYDTDIKTFQITGPLTAELSALGSALMAAVVVLFVVLGVMARRSGASAARVLPPLVFGLVLALIVTNKVGSPQFATWIGAVVAVLIVWDAKRAFVPAVGGLFVAGLTQIVYPWGYDGVTGGSPFLVLVLVARNVLYVVLLVWSARELGRLRQRARSERIASPT from the coding sequence ATGACGGGCCCGTCGAGGGCGAGCGCGCCGGGCATCCACGTCGCAGTGTGGACGCAGATCGTGCTGATCTGGCTCACTGCCCTCGGTGTCCACGTGCTCCACCGCGTCGTCAACCTGACCTCCGCGTCCAATCCGTACGGTGACGTCCTCGCCGTCTATCCCGACTGGATGGCGCGCATGGACGCGGGCACCGTCCCCGGGATCGACGAACCCTTCGTCTACCCGCTCCTCGCCCTCGTGCCCATGCGGGCGGCCGATCTCATCGCCCACGGCCTCGGCGGTCGCGAGCACTACGGGCTCGCGTGGCTCGTCGTCGTCGGCGTCGCGAACGCGATCGTCCTCACGGTCCTGACGCTCGTCCGCCCCAGCGGGCCGAGCGGCGGTGTCCGTCGCCTCGCCGCCTGGTGGTGGCTCGCGTTCACGCTCCTCCTCGGCCCGATCGCGCTCGGACGCATCGACGCGATCGTCGTCCCGTTCGTCGTCGTCGGACTCCTCGCGCTGCGACGCTCGCCCGGCGTGGCGGGTGCACTCCTCACGATCGGGGCGTGGATCAAGGTCTGGCCGGCGGCGGCGTTCCTCGCCGTCGTCGCGGTCGCGGATCGAGCGCGAGTGCGCGCGATCGTCGGCGCCGCGGTCGTGTGCGTCCTCGTCGTGGGTGGCGCGGTGCTTGCGGGCGGATGGCCCGCCGTGCTCTCGTTCGTCACGCAGCAGACGGGGCGCGGACTGCAGATCGAGTCGATCGTCGCCGCGCCCGTCATGCTCGCCGACGCGTTCGGCGTGGGCGGCTACCGGGTCGCGTACGACACCGACATCAAGACGTTCCAGATCACGGGGCCCCTCACGGCCGAGCTGTCGGCGCTCGGTTCGGCGCTCATGGCGGCCGTGGTCGTCCTGTTCGTCGTGCTCGGTGTCATGGCCCGGCGCTCCGGCGCGAGTGCCGCCCGGGTGCTCCCGCCGCTCGTGTTCGGCCTCGTCCTCGCGCTCATCGTGACGAACAAGGTCGGCTCGCCGCAGTTCGCGACGTGGATCGGCGCCGTCGTCGCGGTCCTCATCGTGTGGGACGCGAAACGTGCGTTCGTTCCCGCGGTCGGCGGCCTGTTCGTCGCAGGCCTCACACAGATCGTCTATCCGTGGGGCTACGACGGCGTCACGGGCGGATCCCCGTTCCTCGTGCTCGTCCTCGTGGCCCGCAACGTGCTGTACGTCGTGCTCCTCGTGTGGAGCGCCCGCGAACTGGGCCGCCTGCGTCAGCGCGCGAGGAGCGAGCGGATCGCGTCACCAACGTGA
- the metX gene encoding homoserine O-acetyltransferase MetX has protein sequence MHWSDHDDSPRLGPIRSDELRAASLRPPVTGAWRDGEPVGDRRFAWLGSFDFEHGGQVPLLRIAYESWGELNADASNAVLVLHALTGDSHVEGAAGAGHSTVGWWPGLIGPGLPLDTDRYFIVAPNMLGGCQGSTGPASLDDRGEEYGADFPHTTVRDQVRAQALLADHLGIERFAAVIGGSMGGMHALEFSIMHPQRVAKLVVLSAPALLDAQTIAQNTLQADAIRLDPWFHGGRYYDEPAGFGPHRGLALARRLAMLGYRSQTELDDRFGRSWQSSLAPGEDGGRYAVESYLDFHGNRFTRRFDANSYITLTQAMNSHNVGLGRGGVERALDLVEAETLVVGIDSDSLFPVSSQHRIAAGIRNSFTRDEALVISSPFGHDGFLLEIHHVGDAIRSLLAR, from the coding sequence ATGCACTGGTCAGATCACGACGACTCACCGCGCCTCGGCCCGATCCGCTCGGACGAGCTGCGTGCTGCGTCGTTGCGCCCGCCGGTGACGGGCGCGTGGCGCGACGGGGAGCCCGTCGGGGACCGCCGCTTCGCGTGGCTGGGTTCGTTCGACTTCGAGCACGGCGGACAGGTGCCGCTCCTTCGCATCGCGTACGAGAGCTGGGGTGAGTTGAACGCGGACGCGTCGAACGCCGTCCTCGTCCTCCACGCGCTCACGGGTGACTCGCACGTCGAGGGCGCGGCGGGTGCCGGCCACTCGACGGTGGGTTGGTGGCCGGGACTCATCGGCCCCGGGCTCCCGCTGGACACCGACCGCTACTTCATCGTCGCCCCCAACATGCTCGGCGGGTGCCAGGGCTCGACGGGGCCGGCGAGCCTCGACGACCGCGGTGAGGAGTACGGCGCCGACTTCCCGCACACGACGGTGCGCGATCAGGTCCGTGCCCAGGCCCTCCTCGCCGATCACCTCGGCATCGAGCGCTTCGCGGCGGTCATCGGCGGCTCGATGGGCGGCATGCACGCGCTCGAGTTCTCGATCATGCACCCGCAGCGCGTCGCGAAGCTCGTCGTCCTGAGCGCGCCCGCACTCCTCGACGCACAGACGATCGCGCAGAACACGCTGCAGGCCGACGCGATCCGCCTCGATCCGTGGTTCCACGGTGGCCGCTACTACGACGAGCCGGCCGGGTTCGGTCCGCACCGCGGACTCGCCCTCGCGCGTCGCCTCGCGATGCTCGGCTACCGCTCGCAGACGGAGCTCGACGACCGCTTCGGTCGTTCCTGGCAGTCGAGCCTCGCGCCGGGTGAGGACGGCGGACGGTACGCCGTCGAGTCGTACCTCGACTTCCACGGCAACCGGTTCACCCGGCGCTTCGACGCGAACAGCTACATCACGCTCACGCAGGCGATGAACTCCCATAACGTGGGGCTCGGTCGGGGTGGCGTGGAGCGCGCACTCGATCTCGTCGAGGCGGAGACGCTCGTCGTCGGGATCGACTCGGACTCGCTGTTCCCCGTCTCGTCGCAGCACCGCATCGCGGCGGGGATCCGTAACAGTTTCACGCGCGACGAGGCGCTCGTGATCTCCTCACCGTTCGGTCACGACGGGTTCCTGCTCGAGATCCATCACGTTGGTGACGCGATCCGCTCGCTCCTCGCGCGCTGA
- a CDS encoding bifunctional o-acetylhomoserine/o-acetylserine sulfhydrylase has product MSPCCHAHHPVAAARDRARRRRLPAGRYLGILASQPPSDVQEHPSMTQHFETRQIHAGAAPDPTTNAVVTPIYQTTSFVFDSAQHAADLFSLAQPGNIYTRITNPTTAVLEARLASLEGGSGALALASGQSAETFAVLNIAGAGDHIVSSTSIYGGTYNLFKYTLAKLGIETTFIEDQNDPEAWRAAARPNTKLFFAETIGNPAVNILDIEPVAAVAHDVGVPLVVDNTVATPYLIRPIEHGADIVVHSATKYLGGHGAVVGGVIVDGGTFPWSQHVDRFPGLTEPDPSYDGLSYTTALGDANAFHLKARVQLLRDIGPSIAPASAWQILQGVETLSLRVERHVQNAKRVAEWLESNERVASVNYAGLPSSPWHELANHYAPLGAGAILSFELKGGVDAGRRLIESVALFSHLVNIGDVRSLISHPASTTHSQLTPEQLLSGGITPGLVRLSIGLEHVDDIIGDLDQAFAKVFA; this is encoded by the coding sequence ATGTCTCCATGCTGCCACGCACACCACCCCGTCGCCGCCGCGCGTGACCGTGCGCGACGACGCCGGTTGCCCGCCGGACGGTACCTCGGGATACTTGCGTCGCAACCACCCAGCGACGTGCAGGAGCACCCCTCGATGACGCAACACTTCGAAACCCGCCAGATCCACGCGGGGGCCGCCCCGGACCCGACCACGAACGCGGTCGTCACGCCCATCTACCAGACGACCTCCTTCGTGTTCGACAGTGCACAGCACGCGGCAGATCTGTTCTCGCTCGCACAGCCCGGCAACATCTACACGCGCATCACGAACCCGACGACCGCGGTGCTCGAGGCCCGGCTCGCCTCGCTCGAGGGAGGCTCCGGTGCGCTCGCGCTCGCCTCGGGGCAGTCAGCCGAGACGTTCGCCGTCCTGAACATCGCGGGCGCGGGCGATCACATCGTCTCCTCGACGTCGATCTACGGCGGCACCTACAACCTGTTCAAGTACACGCTCGCGAAGCTCGGCATCGAGACGACGTTCATCGAGGACCAGAACGATCCCGAGGCGTGGCGCGCCGCCGCGCGCCCCAACACGAAGCTGTTCTTCGCCGAGACGATCGGCAACCCCGCCGTCAACATCCTCGACATCGAGCCCGTCGCCGCCGTCGCGCACGACGTCGGCGTGCCCCTCGTCGTCGACAACACGGTCGCGACGCCGTACCTCATCCGTCCCATCGAGCACGGTGCTGACATCGTCGTGCACTCGGCCACGAAGTACCTCGGCGGCCACGGCGCCGTCGTCGGGGGCGTCATCGTCGACGGTGGCACGTTCCCGTGGTCGCAGCACGTCGACCGCTTCCCGGGCCTCACGGAGCCGGACCCGAGCTACGACGGGCTCAGCTACACGACCGCGCTCGGCGATGCGAACGCGTTCCACCTCAAGGCCCGCGTGCAGCTCCTGCGTGACATCGGCCCCTCGATCGCCCCCGCGAGCGCGTGGCAGATCCTCCAGGGCGTCGAGACCCTCAGCCTGCGGGTCGAGCGCCACGTCCAGAACGCGAAGCGCGTCGCCGAGTGGCTCGAGTCGAACGAACGCGTCGCGTCGGTCAACTACGCCGGCCTCCCGTCGAGCCCGTGGCACGAGCTCGCGAACCACTACGCGCCGCTCGGGGCAGGCGCGATCCTGTCGTTCGAGCTCAAGGGTGGCGTCGACGCGGGGCGGCGCCTCATCGAGTCGGTCGCGCTGTTCAGCCACCTCGTGAACATCGGTGACGTGCGTTCGCTCATCTCGCACCCCGCATCGACGACGCACTCGCAGTTGACGCCCGAACAGCTCCTGAGCGGCGGGATCACCCCGGGGCTCGTTCGCCTGTCGATCGGGCTCGAGCACGTCGACGACATCATCGGCGACCTCGATCAGGCGTTCGCGAAGGTCTTCGCCTGA
- a CDS encoding SDR family oxidoreductase, with protein MNAQTTDDAVTERTTRRAVVTGASSGIGEATARELRRRGWEVVATARRADRLDALAAETGVEPVVADLTSPDDVARLTARVAEIGPVQALVNVAGGALGVESVEQGSEDDWRRMFETNVLATKDVIATLLPLLREGASADANGFVHADIVTVTSTAASVRYEGGAGYSAAKAAEAALVDVLRLELAGEPIRVTDIAPGLVHTPEFSKVRLRGDADAAERIYEDVDHPLVAGDIALVIAGTLELPGHVNLDKIVVRPIAQAAHYKLVRGPLEVRGPGERS; from the coding sequence ATGAATGCGCAGACGACGGACGATGCGGTGACGGAGCGGACGACGCGGCGGGCGGTGGTCACGGGGGCGTCGAGCGGCATCGGCGAGGCGACCGCGCGCGAGCTGCGCCGTCGCGGCTGGGAGGTCGTCGCGACGGCGCGTCGCGCGGACCGGCTCGACGCGCTCGCCGCCGAGACGGGGGTCGAGCCGGTCGTCGCCGACCTGACGTCACCCGACGACGTCGCGCGGCTCACGGCGCGCGTCGCCGAGATCGGGCCCGTCCAGGCGCTCGTGAACGTGGCGGGCGGTGCGCTCGGCGTCGAGAGCGTCGAGCAGGGCTCCGAGGACGACTGGCGGCGCATGTTCGAGACGAACGTGCTCGCGACGAAGGACGTCATCGCGACGCTCCTGCCGCTCCTGCGTGAGGGGGCGAGCGCCGACGCGAACGGTTTCGTGCACGCCGACATCGTGACGGTCACATCGACGGCCGCCTCGGTTCGCTACGAGGGCGGCGCCGGCTACTCCGCCGCGAAGGCCGCCGAGGCCGCGCTCGTCGACGTGCTGCGCCTCGAACTCGCGGGCGAACCGATCCGCGTCACCGACATCGCGCCCGGCCTCGTCCACACGCCCGAGTTCTCGAAGGTGCGGCTGCGTGGCGATGCCGACGCGGCGGAGCGGATCTACGAGGACGTCGACCATCCCCTCGTCGCGGGCGACATCGCCCTCGTCATCGCGGGCACGCTCGAGCTGCCGGGCCACGTGAACCTCGACAAGATCGTCGTCCGCCCGATCGCGCAGGCGGCGCACTACAAGCTCGTCCGCGGCCCGCTCGAGGTCCGCGGACCGGGGGAGCGGTCGTGA
- a CDS encoding uracil-DNA glycosylase — translation MSAGRSLRELAADGSIDEGWARALEPVQGELKALGDMLREEVASGRGYLPAGNLVLRAFERPLADVRVLVVGQDPYPTPGHPIGLSFATARDVRPIPRSLQNIYRELHDDLGIPPAAHGDLTRWSDQGVLLLNRVLTVAPGTPASHRGRGWERVTECAIRALADRGGPLVAILWGRDAQNLAPILPGVPIIATPHPSPLSASRGFFGSRPFSRVNDALEAQGAPPIDWRVDAGTGADDEEGRS, via the coding sequence GTGAGCGCCGGACGGAGCCTTCGCGAACTCGCGGCCGACGGGTCGATCGACGAGGGCTGGGCACGCGCGCTCGAGCCCGTCCAGGGTGAGCTGAAGGCGCTCGGCGACATGCTCCGCGAGGAGGTCGCCTCGGGGCGCGGCTACCTGCCGGCGGGGAACCTCGTGTTGCGCGCGTTCGAGCGCCCGCTCGCGGACGTGCGCGTGCTCGTCGTGGGGCAGGACCCGTACCCGACCCCCGGCCACCCGATCGGCCTCTCGTTCGCGACCGCCCGCGACGTGCGCCCCATCCCGCGCAGTCTGCAGAACATCTACCGCGAACTGCACGACGACCTCGGCATCCCGCCCGCCGCGCACGGCGATCTGACGCGGTGGAGCGATCAGGGCGTGCTGCTCCTGAACCGCGTCCTCACGGTCGCCCCGGGCACGCCCGCCTCGCACCGTGGCCGGGGCTGGGAGCGGGTGACCGAGTGCGCGATCCGCGCGCTCGCGGACCGCGGCGGCCCGCTCGTCGCGATCCTGTGGGGACGGGACGCGCAGAACCTCGCGCCGATCCTGCCCGGCGTGCCGATCATCGCCACGCCGCACCCGAGCCCGCTGTCCGCCTCGCGCGGGTTCTTCGGCTCGCGGCCGTTCTCGCGCGTGAACGACGCGCTCGAGGCACAGGGCGCACCGCCCATCGACTGGCGCGTGGACGCCGGGACGGGCGCGGACGACGAGGAGGGACGGTCATGA